Proteins co-encoded in one Nitratireductor kimnyeongensis genomic window:
- a CDS encoding ABC transporter ATP-binding protein, with product MTSLLSVSNLRVGFGRKPEDNEIVHGVSFDLAAGETLAIVGESGSGKSVTALSINRLVDFGGGRIIDGSIRFRREDGSMLDLAEAGEQELTKIRGGEIGMIFQEPMTSLNPVLTIGEQIEESFRLHRGLTGRQAREAAKDALDRVRIPDAARRLKYCPHQLSGGMLQRVMIATALSCNPRLLIADEPTTALDVTVQAQIMALLAELKRETGMGMIFITHDIGLVAGIADKVMVMQNGEAVEQGPLDAVLDAPQHPYTKHLLSAVPHFEAGRATRTDYRRADEPSAAPALKVEGLTVRFPVTGGLLRRQTGAVHAVDGVDLDLMPGETLGIVGESGSGKSTTARAILGLVEPTRGTFSANTNGAARQSSKPVQMVFQNPYASLNPRLRVDSILAEPVIAAGGRLNGETQSRMRMLLDRVGLPENALERYPHEFSGGQRQRLCIARALMLNPSVVVLDEAVSALDVSVQAKVLELLVDLQREFGLAYLFVSHDMAVVERIAHRIAVVYAGQIVEIGDAASVLSDPKHAYTKRLISAVPSVDRRKETFEVDTRQVPSLVRPLGFEPEPANWQSFGPDHMARAEA from the coding sequence ATGACATCGCTTCTGTCCGTTTCAAACCTGCGCGTCGGTTTCGGCCGCAAGCCCGAAGACAATGAAATCGTCCATGGCGTGAGCTTCGATCTCGCTGCCGGCGAGACGCTGGCCATTGTCGGCGAAAGCGGCTCGGGCAAATCCGTCACCGCGCTGTCGATCAACCGGCTGGTGGATTTCGGTGGCGGCCGCATCATCGACGGGTCCATCCGGTTCCGGCGCGAGGATGGCAGCATGCTCGATCTGGCAGAAGCCGGTGAGCAGGAACTGACGAAGATCCGCGGCGGCGAGATCGGCATGATCTTCCAGGAGCCGATGACCTCGCTCAATCCGGTTCTGACCATTGGCGAGCAGATCGAGGAATCGTTCCGCCTGCATCGTGGCCTGACCGGCCGGCAGGCGCGGGAAGCGGCGAAGGACGCGCTCGACCGGGTGCGCATTCCCGATGCCGCGCGGCGGCTGAAATATTGTCCTCACCAGCTCTCCGGCGGCATGCTCCAGCGCGTGATGATCGCCACGGCCCTGTCGTGCAATCCGCGTCTTCTGATCGCGGATGAGCCCACCACGGCGCTCGATGTGACGGTGCAGGCGCAGATCATGGCGCTGCTCGCCGAGCTGAAGCGCGAGACCGGCATGGGCATGATCTTCATCACCCATGACATCGGGCTGGTGGCCGGCATCGCCGACAAGGTGATGGTGATGCAGAATGGCGAGGCGGTGGAGCAGGGACCGCTCGACGCGGTGCTCGATGCGCCGCAGCATCCCTATACGAAGCATCTTCTGAGCGCCGTGCCGCATTTCGAGGCCGGCCGCGCCACGCGCACCGACTATCGCCGGGCCGACGAGCCAAGCGCCGCGCCGGCGCTTAAAGTGGAGGGGCTGACGGTTCGCTTTCCGGTGACCGGTGGTCTCCTGCGCCGGCAGACCGGTGCGGTTCATGCGGTGGACGGGGTGGATCTCGACCTGATGCCGGGCGAGACGCTGGGCATTGTCGGCGAAAGCGGCTCGGGCAAATCGACCACGGCGCGCGCCATTCTGGGGCTGGTCGAGCCGACGCGCGGCACCTTCTCCGCCAACACGAATGGCGCGGCGCGGCAGAGCAGCAAGCCGGTGCAGATGGTGTTTCAGAACCCCTATGCCTCGCTCAACCCGCGGCTCCGGGTGGACAGCATTCTGGCCGAGCCGGTGATCGCGGCAGGTGGCAGGCTGAATGGTGAAACGCAGTCGCGCATGCGCATGTTGCTCGACCGGGTTGGCCTGCCGGAGAATGCGCTGGAGCGCTATCCGCACGAGTTTTCCGGCGGCCAGCGCCAGCGCCTGTGCATAGCCCGCGCGCTGATGCTGAACCCGTCCGTGGTGGTGCTGGACGAGGCCGTCTCGGCGCTCGACGTTTCGGTGCAGGCCAAGGTGCTGGAGCTGCTGGTGGATTTGCAGCGCGAGTTCGGCCTTGCCTATCTCTTCGTCTCGCACGACATGGCGGTGGTGGAGCGCATCGCGCACCGCATCGCGGTGGTCTATGCGGGGCAGATCGTCGAGATCGGCGATGCGGCATCGGTTCTTTCCGACCCGAAACACGCCTATACGAAACGGCTGATCTCGGCGGTGCCGAGCGTCGACCGGCGCAAGGAGACCTTCGAGGTGGACACGCGGCAGGTGCCCTCGCTCGTGCGGCCGCTGGGCTTTGAGCCGGAGCCGGCCAACTGGCAGAGCTTTGGCCCCGACCACATGGCGCGGGCGGAGGCATGA
- a CDS encoding anhydro-N-acetylmuramic acid kinase, which yields MAEGFEPIWAVGLMTGTVLDGNIDVALLKTDGERIEAFGAYTLAPYPQSTRDLLEETLQQARAWNFKGDEPAIFAKAEEVLTRAQSEAVRALVESHGLTMADIGAVGFHGQTVLHRAPQEGRLGETRQLGDGALMHSILGCPVVYDFRSADMRAGGQGAPLSAAYHAALLRDVDSSGETAVLNLGGVANVTWWDGADRMIAFDTGPANAPINDFVKAHGLGEMDRDGALAASGTVDEARLAELLKHPYLASPYPKSLDRFDFGASMADGLDAKTGAATLTAFTASAVGKALDLLPVRPKRLIVCGGGRHNPTIMKMLGERAGVEAAPAETVGWRGDAIEAECFAFLAVRVLRDLPISFPTTTGAPEPLRGGKVAR from the coding sequence ATGGCTGAAGGATTTGAACCGATATGGGCCGTCGGTCTGATGACCGGAACCGTGCTCGACGGAAACATCGACGTGGCGCTTCTGAAAACGGATGGCGAGCGCATCGAAGCGTTCGGTGCCTACACGCTGGCGCCTTATCCGCAATCGACGCGCGACCTCCTGGAAGAAACGCTGCAGCAGGCACGGGCCTGGAATTTTAAGGGCGATGAACCTGCGATCTTCGCGAAGGCGGAAGAGGTTTTGACGCGCGCACAGTCAGAGGCCGTGCGTGCGCTGGTGGAAAGCCATGGTCTGACCATGGCCGACATCGGCGCGGTCGGCTTTCACGGGCAGACGGTTCTGCACCGTGCGCCGCAGGAAGGGCGTCTCGGCGAGACGCGGCAGCTCGGCGACGGCGCGCTGATGCATTCCATTCTGGGCTGTCCGGTGGTCTATGATTTCCGCTCGGCGGACATGCGCGCCGGCGGGCAGGGCGCGCCGCTTTCGGCAGCCTATCACGCGGCTCTTTTGCGCGATGTGGATTCGAGCGGCGAGACGGCGGTGCTCAATCTGGGCGGCGTGGCCAATGTAACCTGGTGGGATGGTGCGGACCGGATGATCGCGTTCGACACCGGCCCGGCCAATGCGCCGATCAACGATTTTGTCAAGGCACACGGGCTTGGCGAGATGGACCGCGACGGCGCGCTTGCTGCTTCCGGCACGGTGGATGAGGCGCGGCTTGCGGAGCTGTTGAAGCATCCCTATCTCGCCTCGCCATATCCGAAATCGCTCGACCGGTTCGACTTCGGCGCCTCCATGGCGGATGGGCTCGATGCCAAGACGGGGGCGGCGACGCTGACGGCCTTCACCGCATCGGCGGTCGGCAAGGCGCTCGATCTTCTGCCGGTTCGGCCCAAGCGGCTTATCGTGTGCGGCGGTGGCCGGCACAATCCGACCATCATGAAGATGCTGGGGGAACGCGCGGGCGTGGAAGCAGCCCCCGCCGAAACAGTGGGCTGGCGTGGCGACGCCATCGAGGCCGAGTGCTTTGCGTTCCTGGCGGTGCGCGTGCTGCGCGATCTGCCGATCAGCTTCCCGACGACGACGGGCGCGCCCGAGCCGCTGCGCGGCGGAAAGGTCGCCCGTTAA
- a CDS encoding ABC transporter permease, with translation MNYLARRLMTFPLVMLGVSVLVFVSIRLVPGDAITAMLGTEAGLLTPDQRAALETYFGIDQGWFTQYWRWLAGAVQGDLGVSVTFGKPVLDVILERFPLTLELALLSMLIALAIGLPAGIFAATRNEKPSDLAVRIFAMIGQSTPNFVFALLAIYVLSVGFGVLPAMGEFTPFLENPLRNLGQMILPALTLGFAFAAAVTRISRSAMLDILSDDYIRTARAKGVPARKVIWRHALPNALIPVVTLSGVEFGYLLGGAVIVEQIFALPGLGRMVLDAILQRDYALVQGSVLFIALNFMIVNLLVDLAYAMLDPRIRLGGK, from the coding sequence ATGAATTACCTGGCCCGAAGGCTGATGACTTTTCCATTGGTCATGCTCGGGGTGTCCGTCCTCGTCTTTGTTTCGATCCGGCTGGTGCCGGGCGACGCCATCACCGCCATGCTGGGAACAGAGGCCGGGCTTCTGACGCCCGACCAGCGCGCAGCGCTCGAAACCTATTTCGGCATCGATCAGGGCTGGTTCACGCAATATTGGCGTTGGCTCGCGGGTGCGGTTCAGGGCGATCTCGGCGTTTCCGTGACCTTCGGCAAGCCTGTGCTCGACGTGATCCTGGAACGCTTTCCCCTGACGCTGGAACTGGCGCTACTCTCCATGCTGATTGCGCTCGCTATTGGCCTGCCGGCGGGCATTTTCGCCGCCACGCGCAATGAAAAGCCTTCCGATCTCGCCGTGCGCATCTTCGCGATGATCGGCCAGTCGACGCCGAATTTCGTGTTCGCGCTTCTGGCGATCTATGTGCTGTCGGTGGGCTTCGGGGTGCTGCCGGCCATGGGCGAGTTCACGCCCTTCCTTGAAAACCCGCTGCGCAATTTGGGGCAGATGATCCTGCCGGCGCTGACGCTGGGCTTTGCTTTCGCGGCTGCCGTGACCCGCATCTCGCGCTCGGCCATGCTCGACATTCTGAGCGACGATTACATCCGCACGGCGCGCGCCAAGGGCGTGCCGGCGCGCAAGGTGATCTGGCGGCATGCGCTTCCCAACGCGCTGATCCCGGTGGTGACGCTGAGCGGCGTCGAGTTCGGCTATCTCTTGGGCGGCGCGGTGATCGTGGAGCAGATTTTTGCGCTGCCGGGCCTCGGGCGCATGGTGCTCGACGCCATTCTCCAGCGCGACTACGCGCTGGTGCAGGGCTCGGTGCTGTTCATCGCGCTCAACTTCATGATCGTGAATCTTCTCGTCGATCTCGCCTATGCGATGCTCGACCCGCGCATTCGGCTGGGGGGCAAGTGA
- a CDS encoding ABC transporter permease has product MQLLRAIFSHSSGRIGGAIVGLYIIIAILGLLGITPHDPLMQFRVDRLHAPDATYWMGTDLFGRDVASRLMLGISQSFIVAFASVALAAVAGIVLGLAAAWFGGWWDGTIMRFMDVLLAFPAILLALLIIAIVGPGTWTSVMAIAIVYTPIFTRVVRGPALSLKTRDFVDAARTFGSSRNYILTRHLMLNLVAPLTVQVTLALAWGLLTEAGLSFLGLGTQPPASSLGLMLADSRNLMEMAPWLLIFPGIAIMIGILGFNLLGDALRDILDPKTRRSAA; this is encoded by the coding sequence ATGCAGTTGCTGCGCGCCATTTTCAGCCATTCGAGTGGCCGCATCGGCGGCGCCATCGTTGGCCTTTACATCATCATCGCCATTCTCGGGCTTCTCGGCATCACGCCGCATGACCCGCTGATGCAGTTCCGCGTCGACCGCCTGCATGCGCCCGACGCGACCTACTGGATGGGCACAGATCTGTTCGGCCGCGATGTGGCGAGCCGGTTGATGCTGGGCATCAGCCAATCCTTCATCGTCGCCTTTGCCTCGGTGGCGCTGGCCGCCGTGGCGGGCATCGTGCTCGGTCTTGCGGCCGCATGGTTCGGCGGCTGGTGGGACGGCACGATCATGCGTTTCATGGATGTGCTTCTGGCCTTCCCGGCGATCCTTCTGGCGTTGCTCATCATCGCAATCGTGGGGCCTGGCACCTGGACCAGCGTGATGGCCATCGCTATCGTCTACACACCGATCTTCACCCGCGTGGTGCGCGGGCCGGCGCTCTCCCTGAAGACGCGCGACTTCGTGGACGCCGCGCGCACTTTCGGTTCGAGCCGCAATTACATTCTGACGCGCCATCTGATGCTGAACCTCGTCGCGCCGCTGACGGTGCAGGTGACGCTGGCGCTCGCATGGGGGCTTCTGACGGAGGCGGGCCTGAGCTTTCTCGGCCTCGGCACGCAGCCGCCGGCCTCGTCGCTCGGCCTGATGCTGGCCGACAGCCGCAATCTGATGGAGATGGCGCCCTGGCTTCTCATCTTCCCGGGCATTGCGATCATGATCGGCATTCTCGGCTTCAACCTTCTGGGGGATGCGCTGCGCGACATTCTCGATCCCAAGACGCGGAGGTCGGCCGCATGA
- a CDS encoding serine hydrolase domain-containing protein: MTDTPAFAPRFERAFDLLNASVGAGRIPGGVLGVIDRDGGRMVRATGYAQRVPREREMRTDTWFDLASLTKVIFTTTRILELAKEGVIDLDAPLTTLLPDLRQYDPGAWERQVTFRQCLGHQTPFPAVEPIYTYGRDADLLRAFILQRRWEKGPPVYSDINFILLGFALERLAGKRLREFDPGPGFAFAADPEKAAATEDCTWRHRVLCGEVHDDNCSALDGAGHAGLFGTADSVLDFAAGLFAGDTEGDETVALMRTPLSEKRTHGWERPYENWPGGALASAGTIGHTGFTGTGLWVDFDNGLAWTLLTNRIHPTRHFDSGIATLRQAVGDCMNAG, encoded by the coding sequence ATGACAGACACGCCTGCGTTTGCGCCGCGCTTCGAGCGCGCCTTTGACCTGCTGAACGCTTCGGTGGGGGCGGGGCGCATTCCCGGCGGGGTGCTTGGTGTGATCGACCGGGATGGCGGGCGCATGGTGCGCGCCACCGGTTATGCGCAGCGCGTGCCGCGCGAGCGCGAAATGCGCACCGACACCTGGTTCGACCTCGCATCGCTGACCAAGGTGATCTTCACCACCACGCGCATTCTCGAACTGGCGAAAGAGGGCGTGATCGATCTCGATGCGCCGCTCACCACGCTTTTGCCGGATCTGCGGCAATACGATCCGGGCGCATGGGAACGGCAGGTGACGTTTCGCCAGTGCCTCGGCCACCAGACGCCGTTTCCGGCGGTGGAGCCGATCTACACCTATGGCCGCGATGCGGACCTTTTGCGCGCCTTCATTCTCCAGCGGCGCTGGGAAAAAGGCCCGCCGGTCTATTCCGACATCAATTTCATTCTGCTCGGCTTCGCGCTGGAGCGGCTTGCGGGCAAAAGGTTGCGGGAATTCGATCCGGGGCCGGGCTTCGCTTTCGCCGCCGATCCCGAAAAGGCGGCGGCAACCGAGGACTGCACATGGCGGCACCGGGTGCTGTGCGGCGAGGTGCATGACGACAATTGTTCAGCGCTTGATGGCGCGGGGCATGCCGGACTGTTCGGCACGGCCGATTCAGTGCTCGATTTCGCGGCCGGGCTTTTTGCGGGTGACACGGAAGGTGATGAGACGGTGGCGCTGATGCGCACGCCGCTTTCCGAAAAACGCACCCATGGCTGGGAACGGCCATATGAAAACTGGCCCGGCGGGGCGCTGGCCAGCGCCGGCACGATCGGGCATACGGGCTTCACGGGAACAGGGCTGTGGGTCGATTTCGACAATGGCCTTGCGTGGACCCTTCTCACCAACCGCATACATCCGACCCGGCATTTCGACAGCGGCATCGCCACCTTGCGACAGGCGGTCGGCGATTGCATGAACGCAGGATAG
- a CDS encoding ABC transporter substrate-binding protein → MGKTFMKNFAASVALATVLGATMAVVPASAETLRMAWSQDATGLDPHKQTAFSSLRLLELVYEPLVRLNTDLEIVPAIAESWEFSEDGKTLTFKLDADAKFQNGEKVTPADVKASFERILDEATGAAARANFTSIESIDTPDETTVVFNLSQPDVPMLTAMTSINAAVAPASEIEAGTIGTKAIGSGPFKLDSWEPNQKEVLIANPDWAGGEVKVDGIDISVLPDETAILAALRTKQVDFALINDPLVATLVPNEASLELSRTPVLAYHVLQLNPSREPMTELAVRQAISCAIDRQDVLDTALLGEGAVTGPLTMPAYRSDPGALFCYERDVEKAKQLMAEAGYEDGFSATVIAATGEPPTAAAEAQVIQSQLAEVGIKLDIKMMELNVYVDTWLKGDFDMAVALNGGRADPYSMYNRYWTKDGNLQHVANYIDDTLDSLMQEGRVETDLDTRKEIFAKFETHLAEVSPWIWLYTGYTYTAQQKNVKGFVPSPTGTLFGLTEVSVGE, encoded by the coding sequence ATGGGAAAGACTTTTATGAAGAATTTCGCGGCGTCCGTGGCGCTCGCAACGGTTCTGGGGGCTACCATGGCGGTGGTGCCGGCATCGGCTGAAACGCTCCGCATGGCCTGGTCGCAGGACGCGACCGGCCTTGACCCGCACAAGCAGACGGCGTTTTCCTCGCTGCGTCTTCTGGAACTGGTTTACGAGCCGCTGGTGCGTCTGAATACCGATCTGGAGATCGTGCCGGCCATTGCCGAATCCTGGGAGTTCTCCGAGGATGGCAAGACGCTGACCTTCAAGCTCGACGCGGATGCAAAATTCCAGAACGGCGAAAAGGTAACGCCCGCGGATGTAAAGGCTTCGTTCGAGCGCATTCTGGACGAAGCGACGGGCGCTGCCGCCCGCGCCAACTTCACCTCCATCGAGAGCATCGATACCCCGGACGAGACGACCGTTGTCTTCAACCTTTCGCAGCCGGACGTTCCGATGCTGACGGCGATGACCAGCATCAACGCTGCTGTGGCTCCGGCGAGCGAAATCGAGGCAGGCACGATCGGCACGAAGGCGATTGGCTCCGGCCCGTTCAAGCTGGATAGCTGGGAGCCGAACCAGAAAGAGGTTCTGATCGCGAACCCGGACTGGGCCGGCGGCGAGGTGAAGGTGGACGGCATCGACATTTCGGTCCTGCCGGACGAGACCGCCATTCTTGCGGCACTGCGCACCAAGCAAGTGGATTTCGCGCTGATCAACGATCCGCTCGTGGCCACGCTGGTGCCGAACGAGGCGAGCCTGGAACTGAGCCGCACGCCGGTTCTTGCCTATCACGTGCTGCAATTGAACCCGTCGCGCGAGCCGATGACGGAACTGGCCGTTCGTCAGGCGATTTCCTGCGCCATCGACCGTCAGGACGTGCTCGACACCGCGCTTTTGGGCGAGGGGGCGGTGACCGGCCCGCTGACCATGCCGGCCTACCGCTCTGATCCGGGTGCGCTGTTCTGCTATGAGCGCGACGTGGAAAAGGCCAAGCAGCTCATGGCCGAGGCCGGCTATGAAGATGGCTTCTCCGCAACGGTGATCGCCGCCACGGGCGAGCCGCCGACAGCCGCCGCCGAGGCGCAGGTCATCCAGTCGCAGCTTGCGGAAGTCGGCATCAAGCTCGACATCAAGATGATGGAGCTCAACGTCTATGTGGACACCTGGCTGAAGGGCGATTTCGACATGGCGGTGGCGCTGAACGGCGGCCGCGCGGACCCCTATTCCATGTACAACCGCTACTGGACCAAGGACGGCAATCTCCAGCACGTCGCCAATTATATCGACGACACGCTGGACAGCCTGATGCAGGAAGGCCGCGTTGAGACCGACCTCGACACGCGCAAGGAGATCTTCGCGAAGTTTGAGACGCATCTTGCCGAGGTTTCGCCGTGGATCTGGCTCTATACGGGCTACACCTACACCGCGCAGCAGAAGAACGTGAAAGGCTTCGTGCCTTCCCCGACCGGCACGCTGTTTGGCCTGACCGAGGTGAGTGTGGGCGAGTGA